The stretch of DNA GAACGTGTGGAACGGCTGCATCGGTTGGTATAGGCGAGTCAGCGCGCGCCGCTTATGCAAAACACGAGAGGACGACGCAAAACCGACCTGCTCGAGGGGGAACCACCCTCGCGTTCCTCAACACACTGACAATCTGCCTTGTCGTCCTCATCTGTCAActcttcttgttcctgTTTTGTCGTCAGTGGGGAGAGTGGGGGGGGGTATGGAGAGGCGGCGGGGCGGGAGGCGAGCAAATGCGTACAGCTGGGGAGAGACGTACAGGGAGATACGTACAGGAGATACGGATGGGGCGAATGGGGCTAGAGGCGGAGGGGAGCGCGGCAAAGACGGAAACGGCGCGGCGCGGTTGTATTTTGATCCCGCGTGCCGTTGGCGAcggggagaagagcagatACGTTGCGATACGTTGCAGACACGATTGACATATCAAAACACACACAATACATCCAAACAACCATCGAAACATAGTGTAAGCCCTAAGCGAAACCCCCCCCGCACATCGATGCCGCACACGTCCCCTGTAAACAGGAAAACACGGGCAACACGTAAAAACAAGGGACGCATTTTAAACAGGCTCCTTGTAAAACagtccatcttctccgGCGCCATTAAACTAGCCCTTCTATGGCATTTTTTGTGAGAGAAGGTGTTATGGTATAAGCCAGAGTTGATTGTGTatggagaaaaaagagagaggaaggaagagagaatggaaaatGCCGTGCGCCGGGGTGCTGGGGCGGGTGGAGGCAAGTGCCACATCGCGCGAGACGAAATTGCCCTCCTCGGCGTTTTGCGGAGAGATGGGACCGGGGGCAGCTTCCGCGCTGGGAGAGCTTTGCGCAACGCCTCGCACACTCACTCGCCTCGGTCCAAACGCAAATCAAAATCTGTTCAGCCAaacctctcttctccttctcttcgttCCTCAAGTAAATCAACCAGGTGAGTTGTTCTTTTCCTACGTCTACGGAGGACATGCCTGACTGTGTGAATCGCTCTCTGTTCATCCGGCTCGTCATATGTGCTTCACTTGATACCCGGAAACGCCTTGCCTCGTATCGAAAACTTTCTCTCACCGCTCCTCACCCACCTCGACTCTTTCCCTCACCCACCTCGACTCTTTCTCATCGGATCTACTACCTCCTCGCACTTGACTGTGAATCCAATAGGTGGGAAAAAAATTCGTCAACAATGGCCGACGTCGACATGTCCTCTGCTCCCGCTCAGCGATCTAGTaagtttttttcttcttgtacACTAAACGGATGTCGGAGAATGGGCAAAAGGGGGAAATGATCAGAGGAAGACAAGGGACCAAAGGACTGATGAAAACCGTGCTAGACCTCCGATACGGTATGAACAAGGGCCGACCCACCACCGTCATCCCCAAGACTGCCAGGCCTTCCAACAAGAAGGGTCTCAAGACGTATGTCCATTCCGACTATTTACCAAGTTTTTGGAGCTaacttttttttaaaagcgagaagaagacctTTGTCAGGTCTGTCATCCGAGAGGTTGCCGGATTCTCTCCTTACGAGAAGCGAGTCATGGAGTTGTTGAGGAACtccaaggacaagaaggccaagaagctcaccaagaagagggtgtGTCGATTTTCTTTCATAGACGGGATGTTGGTGACTGATGACCGTTTAGCTCGGTACTCTCCTCCGATccaagaggaagattgaagagctCTCTGCCGTCATTGTCGAGCAGCGTCGTGCCGGCCACTAGGCGTCTTGGTCCCCAAAAACGAGATTTTGCTTGGTGTAAGCCGGGGGGAGGGGAGCGTTGCATTTCGTTCTGGGAGTTTGTACCACTCGACTGGATGGATGCAGCCGTTGATCATTCATGCGATTCCCGGGTTTTTTTCGATTGACTAATCGCTACATCACAATGGGGGATATACAAAAACCTAGACTCTCATCCAGACATCTCGTCTTGTAGCCCTATTCTCCGCttcgagctcttcttcttccgccgaGGTTGCGTCGagttcttcgtcttctgcTCCGTCCTTACCCTGCTGCGCCCGTGTCTTCATGccttgccatccttcccaTATCCCTCCTCTTAAATGATTTCCGCGATGACGCCAGCCAAACTGTTGCATCTCTATCAGCTTATTATAGATTAATGAAACGTACCCTGAGTATCGCAGCGATCACCCCAATGCCCATACCCACACCTATACTAGGCGCCGCAAAGAAAGCCAAACCACTCCCTATCGTGCCCAACACCCCGCCACCGACCGCGGCCAAACAGCCGCCTATCAGGGCATACTTGGTATACCGCAGTAACCTCCTCACCACATAGCGCAGGACGTAGCGAGTGGTCGTTAATGCGGAGCGCGTGGTAAGCGAAGCCGGGGCGACGGCGGCTTTGGAGCCGTATAAGAGGTAGGCGGCGTTGACTTTTGCGCGGTGGAGAGTGGATGGCGGTTGTCCCCGGTTGTCTATAGGCGGTTCTTGGGCAGTGGACATTGGGGTGTTTGGGTGTTTGTGCGTGTGTAGCAGTAGAAAAATGATTAGGGTGCGTGACTTTATGGTGCCGGGACGATGACGATTGAGAGACTTTGCCGGGTGACAAACCCAAAATGAAAGATTAACGCGGCCCGACCAGAATTGGGATCTGGGCAGGGGTGTCACTTGTGTATAAGGGGAGAATGAGCAAAATTTTCTTACGCGCTGCCCAGAATAAAAATGGGCCGGGAATTCGGTTAAAAGTGTGTGTGTGACGATTCATATTtatctctcctcttttccctctcctcgccTCCTCTTTCCGCCCAGACTCAACCCCCCAGGATGTCCTCAAAGCTCCCCGCGGCGGGCAAAGCCACAAGACAATTCCGTATCCTCGCGCTCCCCCTCGCACGTCTCCCCcgcccaccaccaccctccaGGACGCTCCCGACCacccctcccccttccctcgaatccgcctcctcctcccacaCCACCCCTCCAACCCcgctcatcctcttccacgCCCTCCAGCCTGAACCATCCGCCGACTCGCCCCCGTCACTTATCACAAAAGCGCTCGACAAGAGCTCCGAGACGTGGTTGAAGCTTGGCGAGAAGCCAAAGGGCAGCTGGATGTATTGGTTCTATGAAAAGGGCGAAAAGTTGATGGATAGGATAGAGTATGAGGAATGGGCACTCAAGGCGGTTAGAGAAGGCGAGGGCGTAAAGGTGGCCAAGGACGGGCAAGTGCTCGAGCGGATCGAGGTGAGCGAGCCGCTGTTGTCATTTTCCAGTGAACGCATTATGTGGTCTGCTAAGTTGCATTTTGTGCTAGATACCGTTGGTGCTGCCTAGACTTCCCAACCAAGAGATGCCGAGCCTGCTTCCCAAACTGCACCGTTTCCTCCTCAAGCGGATACCGCACCATAGAAAGATGATGTACCGCTCCATCCTCTTGTAcgttctctcctctcattCAAATACACATGTATAACTGACCGACcaccaaaaaaaacaaCCCCACCCCACAGCTCGCCCGTCACATGGCCCTTTGCAatcatccccatcatccccaACTTCCCCTTATTCTACGTCCTCTGGCGCGCGTGGTCACACTACAAGGCGTGGAGGGGTGCTACCTATCTTGAACAACTTATCAAGGCCGGTCTGGTGGTAGAGAAGGAATGTCCCGAGTTGACCGAGATTTACGCTGGGAAAGGCCGTGAACCTTTGGCCGCTACCGCCGCCTTGACCGATCCGTCAGGCAAGGTCAAGGCAGGTACAACGGCccaaccttttcctccccccGCACCGGGACCTATCACCTCACAGGCTCAACACCCAtcgctcctcctctctcctaGCCAGATCCCATTGCTGGCAAAGACTTTTGCGCTGAAAGCGAATGAAGTGGTGGATGTGACCAGGGCGGTGGAGCAGGCTGATTTCAGGGCGAGAAAGACTGATCAAGTGGAAGCCAAGGAAGcgcaggagaaggaaaaggcgagggaagaaaaggaaaaggaaaaagaagaagaaaaggtgtAGTGTTCTGTATAGCATAGATTCCGAGAATATATATAAACCCCATGCATTCGAAAACCATCATTCATAATTATCAAAAGGTATAGCAAACGGGGCCACATTCTTAGTATGGTTTGTATCGGCGGGATTTCTTGAGTTCTTCCACCCGGGCTTTGTCATGTTCAAACTTTTGACGAAGCTCGGCAAGGTCTACCCATCGGTATCAGCTCATATTATCTTTTGTggcccaaaaaaaaaaaaaaaacatacCCTGCCTCTTCCTATCCAAAGCTTGGAATTTATAAAAGTCTGGCAAGGCCTGCGAGCCCTTCCCACCtatacccttcttcttctcaaaccCTCTCGAGGCAACACCCACACCACCTTTCCCAAACCCATCACCTCTTGCACCAGCCCGTCCATACTTGCCGGAACGCACTACCACAGTAaacccatcttcatccaccaacGCGCCCGCGCCCTGCTCTTTAGCACgcgaagagaggaggagggaatggagatggtcgAATCGTGCCATGGAGGTGTCGGCGAATGACTTGATAGCCGACAAgggaggacgaagagatTTGTACAGAGCGGTGTAGTACGCCAACCCTGTAGGTTCGCCTTTACCGTATTTAGGCAAAGATACGGGTTCGGGAGCGGATGAGAAGAGACGGGACACGGAGATGGggtcgaggaagatgatgtgggCAGAGGAAAGACCGGATCGCAAGTATGGCGTCGAGCGGGGACAGAGCGCGGGTAGAGAGTCGATCTCGGGGATGGAAGTGGGGAGGTTGCGCCGACGAAGAGCGCGTCGTTGCT from Cryptococcus neoformans var. neoformans B-3501A chromosome 7, whole genome shotgun sequence encodes:
- a CDS encoding hypothetical protein (Match to ESTs gb|CF190443.1|CF190443, gb|CF193759.1|CF193759, gb|CF185769.1|CF185769; HMMPfam hit to Ribosomal_L36e, Ribosomal protein L36e, score: 149.0, E(): 1e-41); this translates as MENAVRRGAGAGGGKCHIARDEIALLGVLRRDGTGGSFRAGRALRNASHTHSPRSKRKSKSVQPNLSSPSLRSSSKSTRWEKNSSTMADVDMSSAPAQRSNLRYGMNKGRPTTVIPKTARPSNKKGLKTEKKTFVRSVIREVAGFSPYEKRVMELLRNSKDKKAKKLTKKRLGTLLRSKRKIEELSAVIVEQRRAGH
- a CDS encoding hypothetical protein (Match to ESTs gb|CF182816.1|CF182816, gb|CF182815.1|CF182815): MPKTAAGPSTKTSKSKLSQKGVPKLYSNFLPLPILIPAPIPIPSSSSSKPISETKHYLYCRAHKPKASAGAGAGASASKAKETEEELPEGRTVFVVNLPVDVTDRELRTVFGKYGVVEDVRIGKRETGDVLEGVVRGMEVDQSDEESEDDEDEDEDEDEEEDEDVEIGDKGDGDDRPEATFKGDLLTKKQRRALRRRNLPTSIPEIDSLPALCPRSTPYLRSGLSSAHIIFLDPISVSRLFSSAPEPVSLPKYGKGEPTGLAYYTALYKSLRPPLSAIKSFADTSMARFDHLHSLLLSSRAKEQGAGALVDEDGFTVVVRSGKYGRAGARGDGFGKGGVGVASRGFEKKKGIGGKGSQALPDFYKFQALDRKRQDLAELRQKFEHDKARVEELKKSRRYKPY